From Salvelinus fontinalis isolate EN_2023a chromosome 30, ASM2944872v1, whole genome shotgun sequence, one genomic window encodes:
- the zgc:153431 gene encoding CSC1-like protein 2 has product MSILLMVGVVMWGAQGGVGVQGAKCPGGVLGNCPTQQSNTSGGGETSRDYCYTARIRSTVLQGLPFGGVPTVLALDFMCFLVLLFVFSILRKVAWDYGRLALVTDADR; this is encoded by the exons ATGTCTATACTGCTGATGGTGGGTGTGGTGATGTGGGGGGCCCAAGGGGGGGTTGGGGTCCAGGGGGCCAAGTGTCCCGGAGGGGTGCTTGGTAACTGCCCTACCCAGCAGAGCAACACCTCCGGTGGGGGTGAGACCTCCAGGGACTACTGCTACACCGCCCGTATCCGCTCCACCGTGCTCCAGGGCCTGCCCTTCGGAGGGGTGCCTACCGTCCTCGCACTCGACTTCATGTGCTTCCTG GTACTCCTGTTTGTATTCTCCATCTTGAGGAAGGTAGCGTGGGACTACGGCCGCTTGGCGCTGGTCACTGATGCAGACAGGTAA